The Chitinophaga pinensis DSM 2588 region ATAGGCTTTCGCGTAGGCTGTTGCGTAATTTCGTATCAGTTTCCCGTTGCGTTTTTCATACGCAAATTTCCTGCCGGAAGGGAATCTGTCACTTACTAATTTTTCCTGCTGTAACACCGTATCCGCAGCTGCAGCGCTTTCCAGCACTATCTGCCAGGTGTATGCATTAATATCTTTTATATAGTATGCCTTCGCAGAGAGGTATTGAAAGGTCTTATCAGCCATCAATTCGGGGATGCGGGATTCCCACAGTCCGTGTATTCCCTGCTGCCCTGTGCGTTGTCCGTTGTGATTTGAACAGGCATGTAACGGTACATGGGCATCGCCTGCATAGTGGCCGATGTCAGCGCTTAGCCGCATGATCCTGTCAGGATCCTTGTCTTTAAATGCCTGTGTCAAACGGGAGAGCATTTGTGTAAGATACCAGGGTAAAATGCCATATGTCTGCAATGTATCCGCAGTATATTTTAACAGTGCTTCCTCCCAGGATCTTGGTAGCGCGGCAAATGGCGCCTGGCCGTAATGATCTATGTCGATGTAATGCCGTGGCCCTTCTTCCGGGATGATATATCTTCTTTTATCTGCATCTGTCGCGTGTGTGGAGAGGTATTCAATATTAGGTTTATAGAATACCAGCATCTCCGGAGGCAGAGAAAATACTGCCAGGCGGTTAATGCGCTGATGAGCGAAGAAGCCCCATCCGTAAACAGGAATAGTAATCACGTGCAGGCAGAACGCCAGAAAGATATGGTGCATAAGCTTGGTTGGTTAACAGACAATTGTAATATTAAGATAAATAATCAGTTCGTGGAGCGGGAAAGAAACAGTAATAGTAAGGGATTGATAAGGCTTGGATATTAGTTATCCTTCGTTCATCCTTCGTTCATGAACGAAGGATGAACGAAGGATAACTAATGTCTGAACGGCATCTGACCAACGCCAGGAGTTATCTGTAAGAGG contains the following coding sequences:
- a CDS encoding zinc dependent phospholipase C family protein, which codes for MHHIFLAFCLHVITIPVYGWGFFAHQRINRLAVFSLPPEMLVFYKPNIEYLSTHATDADKRRYIIPEEGPRHYIDIDHYGQAPFAALPRSWEEALLKYTADTLQTYGILPWYLTQMLSRLTQAFKDKDPDRIMRLSADIGHYAGDAHVPLHACSNHNGQRTGQQGIHGLWESRIPELMADKTFQYLSAKAYYIKDINAYTWQIVLESAAAADTVLQQEKLVSDRFPSGRKFAYEKRNGKLIRNYATAYAKAYHGALGDMIERRMSAAISATANYWYTAWINAGMPVLNNLKKGSRTQDPVHPTPERMIGRQEA